The DNA window TCCTCCTGAGCAGTCACCTCCACAGGGAAACAGAGCTCCTTCCCTGATCCAGACGGGGGCTCCCTGAGGAGAGCACTGAGTCTCCCTTCAgactggggctccctgaggacagggctgTATCCCTTAGATTGGAGCTCCCTGAGGATGGGGCTGTGTCCCTTAGACTGGGCCTCCCTGAGGACGAGTCTGTGTCTCCCTCAgactggggctccctgaggaTGGGGCTGTATCCCTTAGATTGGGGCTCCCTGGGGACTGGGATGCGTCCCTTAGACTGGGGCTTTCTGGCCAGGCCTTGGAATTCCCAGCGCCTCAGGCTCCCGAATGATGCTGACTTCTGGGGGGTCCCCTAGTGGTTGGGACCCCCAGCCCACACtctgctctcctctcccctccgCTTCCTGCCTCTGGTAGACATGTCACCGGGATCCCCACCCCGGCCCAGCTTGTTACTTTTCTGCTGAGATTGGAGACAGGTAGGGTCTTGGTGAAGGGGGTAAGGATATTCCATGTTTGTTCCAGAGGCTTCTCTGGTAGCTGGAGTGTGGAGCTGGGTGGAGCTGCTCTGTTTACACGCAGAGGAATCATAAACAGAGGTGGAGAGGAAGTTAGCAACATTAGTAACAGGGTGAGGTCCTTGAACTTCAGATTCCCCAGATTAGTCCAATGAAGCTAACTGTCTCTAGAAAGTGGCTGcctaaggccgggcgcagtggctcacacctgtaatcccaacactttggaaggccgaggcgggtggatcacctgaggtcaggagtttgagaccagcctggccaacatggtgaaaccccgtctctactaaaaacacaaaaattagccgaacacagtggcgcatgcctgtaatcccagctacttgggaggctgaggctggaaaatagcttgaatccgggaggcagaagtagcagtgagccgagattgcgccactgcactccagaccgggtgacagagtgagaccccatctcaaaaaaacaaaacaaaacaaaacaaaagcaagttgCTGGTTAATtctgaagaagaacaaagaaaagcaggCCCCAGGCCGCTCACCCCCACCCACTGCCTGTCTCACTAAATGCCTGCACATGCTTGTGTTGACTGGCAAGGATAACAACCTGCTAGGGGTCAGCAGTGGACCTAGACCAGAAGACTCCAGGACCAGGCTAGAACAATAGATAAAAGGAGATGAAGCAATACATTACTATGCAAAAGAGGGATACAGGTAGAAAACATTCGGTCAGAAGGAAGTGAGCGAACTGCCCCACCCGCTTCTCCACCAGGAAGCCTGTCCAAGGGGTGCTGAGAATCAGAGCAGCAAAACTCAGGGCAAAGTTCAGCTGCTGTGGAAGAGATTCATTCCATCGTGGCCATGGAATGCAAAGACAAGTCGGAGGGGACTGGGGACAGGTGCAGGGATGGGGTGTGGTCGGGTGGCTGGGAGAGGATTCGAGAGGAAGCCCAGGAAGGAAGGCCCTGGAGCAAGACTGACTGGAGCCAGATGCCCGCTGGGATGCCTCCAAACCCCAAAGCATTGAGCACTGAGCCTCAGTCGTCCAGGGCGGCCGGGGGAGCATCCCGGGAGGTGGGGACTGGCCAGCTGGTTGCTCACTTGCTGAGGTAGACGCTGAAGACGGGGCTGGTGAGGGCGCCCTCCTGCACCATGCCCTGCATAGCTGTGGTGGCCTCATCCACGGACAGAGCAGGGTAGGCCAGGCCCATGATGCCATCAAACTGCGCATAGACGAAGTTGGTACCAGGCTCATTCTCACTCAAGCCGAACTCCTGGTTGGGGACCTGGATGCTCTGGACCTAATGGAGACACAAACGAGGGGAGGTGACCAGTCTGACTCCACTCACCTCCTCCAGGTTCCCCTAGAGACTCCTCAAGCCTCTGTTCATCCCTTCCTCACCTCTGCccccttcttttttgttttggttttcttgtttgtttgtttgcttgtttgagacagagtctcgccctgtcaccaggctggaatgcagtggcgcaatctcagctcacagcaacctctgctcccctggttctagcgattctcctgcctcagcctcccgagtagctgggactgcaggcgcgtgccaccacgctcagctaattttttgtacttttaatagagacagggtttcaccatgttggccaggatggtctctatctcttgacctcatgatctgcccgccttggccttccaaagtgctgggattacaggcgtgagccaccgtagccagccacctctgcctcttgacAGGTGTTGCAGGAGCCACCTCTCCTGCGTAGCCTTCCTTGACTGCCACAGCTCACCTCCTCACCCGTCTCCTTCTTCTCTGAGCTCCCCAGGCCTTATGCTTCTTAAGGAAAAGGACCATGTCCCTCTTGTTCAGTATGGtgccccagtgcctagcacatggtgGCCACCAGTGAGTGTTGGGGGAGTGACTGAATGGACCTGTCTTGTCCTGCCTTCCTGTCCTGCACACCAGAACACTAGCATTCCACCGTGTTTCAGGAGAGTCCATCTAACTGTCCCCTCCAGCTTATAGCTCACAGCCCCAGCCTCCACTCCCCATGCCCACTCACAGTCAGGGTGTCATAGCCAAAGAAGCCGGTGAGGCTGCCACTGCCATACTGCAGGGAGAAGGTCTGCCCATTGGTGGAGTAGGTGGACGACTCGCTGGGGTTGAAGCGGGAGTGACTGGCTGCAGGGGAGTCAGGGCATGGGGAGTCAGGCCGGCTGGGGCAGGGCTGCTCAGCTCTCAGGCCTGCCGggttcccacctcagcctctcgctCAGGCTGCGCTCACATCCTGGGACCTCAGCACCCCTGGTTGCCAAGTCAAGGGGTGGCATTGGAAGGCCCATGGGAGCTGGCCAGCCTTGTCCCCAAAGCCCCTTCTGACTTACAGAATCTTGGGATGCCTCAGGACTGTGGCCTCCCTGTGGACAGGTTTGCAGAGAACCCAGCCCTGAGTCCCTGGTCCCCAGCAAAGCACGTGGCTCACAGCAGTGCTGAGTAATTACTCATCAGATGAAGAAGTGAATGGGCCTGCACCACATCCCAGCATTCCCCCCAGCCCTCCAGGGCATCCCCAAGTACTCCCCACCTTCACTCATCAAGAAGCCAGTCATAACATAGGGTGGGGACATCAAGGGACCCCTTGGGCCAAAGGTATCAGGACCCAAACACCAAGGCTTCAGCAGGGACCAAGGCAACCTTAAGAAAGCAAACACTGCCTGTCTCCCAAAACCACTATAGTACGGAGCCCACATCCTATATTGTTCTGTTGTGTCTCTTGGAGACACTCAGTGAGAACTTAGTAAATACTGAGGTGGAGCAGAAtagaatggagtagaatggagtgggatggagtgggatggaatggactggaaattagtcacatggaatggaatggcactGCCCAGAGTAAACAGAATGGGGAGAGTGGAATAAAAGGGAGTGGGGAGTTAGGGGCTGGCATAAGCAAAGGGATACATATTGGCAGGGAAGGCAAAGGGGCCATCCAGCTGCAGGACCAGCATCTTTCCTCTGGCTTGGGCATGCTGTGTGGCCCTGCACATGTCCCTGGTCCTCCCCAGGACTGAGCTCCCCTCAGTCCTGAGCTCCCTCTGGAAGTTTGGCCCTCCCCAGAGGGTATCAGTGCCTTGCCCTGCCAACCACCCCTCTCTGCCCAGCCCAGCACTCACTGCAGGCCTGGCTCTGGCAGTAGACAGAGGGCACCCACAAGTTGGAGGAGCCGGTGTCAAAAAGGACCAGGAAGTTCTGGGGTGGAGTCCCGATGCTGATCTCACCAAAGTAGGCAGCCTGGGGGCCATGGAGCAAGCTGTTAGTTCCAGAGGGATCCAGGGGCCCCAGGCTCCTCCATGGGCAGAGGAGTGAAGGGACCTGCCCCTTCCCTCCAGCCCACACCAGAGAGAAGGCTACCGCCAGAAAGGGTCAGGACTCACATCCATGTAGGCCATGGGCTCGTAGGTCACGCTGAGGTCACCAAAGCGGTACTTCCAAGCAGGATCATACTTGTGGGTCCTCAGGAACTCCCCCAGCAAGCCCTTCTCCTTCATGGTCTCACGGATAGACTTAAATTTCTTCAGGGGCACTCTACAGAAAGGTTGCATATGAGGCAaggccctccctccttcctctcttcccactcctctctttctctctctccttctcttaaCTGCATGCTTCAACCTCCCTGCCACTCTGTTTGTTCCCCcttgtctgtgtgtgtctttttctctctctcagccttttgctctctgtctctgtctgtctgtctctctgtgtgtgtgtgtgtgtgtgcgcgcgcgcgtgtttCTTCCTCCCTTTGCCTCTTCCCCTCTTTCTTACAAAGCTCTTCTCAGCACTTGCTCTAAGATTCAGAAAACCATTCATTTCACCATGCATGCACTCCTCACCTCATCTCAAGGGTCCTCCTATCTCCCTGGCCCTTTGCTGTCAAATATCCCATAGATTCCTCCCCAGGAAAGGAAGAGGGACTTTAGGCTTTACCCTTTTCAggatatgtacttttttttttttgagacgcagtttcacttttgtcacccaggctagagtgcaatggcacaatctccgctcactgcaacctctacctcctgggttcagaaaattctcctgcctcagcctcccgagtagctggaattacaggcgcctgtcaccatgcctggctaattttttgtatctttagcagagacagggtttcactatgttggccaggctggtcttgatctcctgacctcgtgactcgcctgcctaggcctcccaaagtgctggcattacaggtgtgagccaccgcacctggcccaggatatgtagtttttttttttttttttgagacagagtttcgctcttgttgcccaggctggagtgcaatggcttgatctcggctcacctcaacttccacctcccgagttcaagctattcttctgcctcagcctcctgagtagctgggattacaggcaagggccaccatgcccagctaattttgtatttttagtagagatagggtttctctatgttggtcaggctggtctcaaactcccgacctcaaatgatccgcccgccttggcctcctaaagtgctaggattacaggcgtgagccactgcgcccagcccaggaaatgcacatttttaacagaagatttcaggccaggcacggtagctcacgcctgtaatcccagcactttgggaggccgaggcgggtggatcacttgaggtcaggagttcgagaccagactggccaagatggtgaaaacccatctctactaaaattacaaaattagccgggcatggtggcgcatgcctgtaatcctagctactcgggaggctgaggtgggagaatcgcttgaacctgggaggcagaggtttcagtgagccgagatcgcgccattgcactgcagcctgggcaacaagagcgaagttctgtttcaaaaaaaaaaacaaagaagatttCAGAGATGGCAAAGTTCACCCCAGAGTTCCTTTCTACGGCAGCCCTCAGGCACCTGGCACCAGCTGGATGTGACAGAGCATGGAGCAACGGCAACAGCACTAGCTGGGACTCAGGACACAGAGTCCTAGTTCTGTCCCAGCTGCTAATCGCATGGCCTAGGCCCCATCACTGCTCCTCTCAGGACACCAGGACCACGGGAAGTTGGCCTGGGTGGTCTGGAGCACAGATCAGCTCTGGAGTTGGAACTTATAAATCACCGTTTCTGTCCCATCCTATGGGCTCAGTCACACCCTCGGCACTCTCCTTCCCAGACTTGCTTGCTGCCATTGCTTGGGAGTCTCTAGGGGTCCACTCTGGCCTTGCTCTAGGCTCCAGAATTCTGCTTAATCCCCATTCCCTGGGGACTCTGCATTCTCCAGAAATTCTCTGCTAAACCCCTTCACCCTGAGCTATGAAGACTAATTAACCACCTCTACCAAATATGCATATTGATAGGAGTTTCTGAGAGGAGCCAGCTCTTGGCCTCAGGAAGTACTCTTGGGTAGAGAAATAACAGGCAGGATGGCAGGCTGGGCGCCTTCCTGATGGCCTGTGAGCCATGCCATCTACTCCAGAGTTTTCTCCTGACCCCTCAGGTGTAGAGATTTACATTTACTGGTGTTTCTGCTTAGATGATTTTGGCATCTGCCAGTAAATTTTCAGCCTTAAAGCAACTTTTAGAGAGGATAGTGGATAAgatatcccttatccaaaaagGATTGCTCCCTTCTGTGAGAAGAATCCACACCTGCCATTCAAGGGCTGCTTGGGCAGTAGTCACCCTTACCACCTCTGTTTCAGGTCCATCTTTCCTCATCAGATGGGGGAAGGGATCGTGCTTTTCCCTTTGATAGGAAGTTTCCTGAAGGCAGGGGCTGTGTCTCCTTCCACCCATGTGTCCTGTCTAACATCAGCAAAGGGAGACTTCCCTTCCCCTAGCAGAAGTCCCAGAGTAGAGACAGGCAGGGTGTCCCCTGGCCCAGTTGCCCTTTGCAGGGCTTTAGGCTCCCATCCAGGCTCCCTGCACCAGCAGCCAGATCCCAGACTCACTTGACCACTGCTGCCTCCAAGAGCTGGAGGCAGACCAAGACCACCACCATCCACTTCATGATGCTGGTCCCCAACTGGCCACAGAGGAAGAGCAGCTCTGAGTTCTGCAGTCGCAGTGGAGTGAAGACCTGGGCACTCTTTCCTCTTTTATACGCCCAAGATTAGTCTAATCGCTGCCTCCCTGCCCTGGGCAGCCATGACCTCAACCCAGGGTGTACCCTGTGCTTCGTGTATCGTTTCtgtgtatttttccttcttgagGGTGGCCGCAACAGACTTTCATCTTATTGACTTTTTGGTTCAAGCATCGGAGGCCAGGAGGTGCAAGCGATAAGAGAGAAAGTTGCCGTAAGATGGAGTGGTGAAGATTACGTCTTGTTCCCAAACCAGAGGCATAATGTGTGCATTTAGGGACGAGGGCCAGAAAAAGGTAGAGGCAGAGTGCTGGGATAGATAGGATCTATAGCCAGGGTTTCGCAACCTCAGTGCTGTCGACATTTTGGAACAAATAGTTCTTTGTTGTGGGCCCCATCCTGTGTACTATAGAATGTTTAACAGCATTCCTGGCATCTACCGACTCGATGCCAGGAGCAGTCCACCCATTGTGCCAACCAAATATATCTCCAGGCACTGCTAAGTGTCTTCTGGATGGGCAAAATCATTGAGAACTGCTTGTCTCTAGGTTATGTACTTGAAGCTTTGACTCCACTCCTAACTCCTAGCACCCTCAAACCCTCAGGGGAGGAGATAGGGGTGTCAGGGGGTCAAGAGGTCAGTAGCTAGTAGCTAGGATGCTGGTtacaatgatggtgatggtgagggTGGTGCTGATGGCAGTGTCGGGAGTTCTGGTGCTGGTGGTGGGGCTGGGATGACAATGGCTGAAGTCACAGCTATTTGAGCAGCTTCAGAGGCTTTCAAGGTCAAACAGGACATTTGGAGAAATGCTTGTCATAATTCAGCAAATGCTCAGGACACACTCACAGAGTAAGCCACACCAGCTTCTGGTTGTGCCTCTTGTACCGACCTAGATCAGAGGCCTGGAGCAGGGGCATATGAAGAGGGACAGGCCTGCGCCCTGCTGCTGTTCCTCGTTCTCTCTTCTGCCCCGCTGCGTCCCTGCTTCTGTCTTCAGTTCTCCTAAAGTGCCTATGTCTCCCATGACCCACTCCCAAGCCCTTGTGCAGCCCCCAAGTCTGATTTGTTAGTTCCTCTATCCCTCATCTCggcaccccctcccccacctcccccaactcccaccccACTTCCCAGCTACCAGCTTCCCATTGCCTGAGGTGACCTGGAGCTGGCCCAGTG is part of the Homo sapiens chromosome 6, GRCh38.p14 Primary Assembly genome and encodes:
- the PGC gene encoding gastricsin isoform 1 preproprotein (isoform 1 preproprotein is encoded by transcript variant 1), which gives rise to MKWMVVVLVCLQLLEAAVVKVPLKKFKSIRETMKEKGLLGEFLRTHKYDPAWKYRFGDLSVTYEPMAYMDAAYFGEISIGTPPQNFLVLFDTGSSNLWVPSVYCQSQACTSHSRFNPSESSTYSTNGQTFSLQYGSGSLTGFFGYDTLTVQSIQVPNQEFGLSENEPGTNFVYAQFDGIMGLAYPALSVDEATTAMQGMVQEGALTSPVFSVYLSNQQGSSGGAVVFGGVDSSLYTGQIYWAPVTQELYWQIGIEEFLIGGQASGWCSEGCQAIVDTGTSLLTVPQQYMSALLQATGAQEDEYGQFLVNCNSIQNLPSLTFIINGVEFPLPPSSYILSNNGYCTVGVEPTYLSSQNGQPLWILGDVFLRSYYSVYDLGNNRVGFATAA
- the PGC gene encoding gastricsin isoform 2 preproprotein (isoform 2 preproprotein is encoded by transcript variant 2), with the translated sequence MKWMVVVLVCLQLLEAAVVKVPLKKFKSIRETMKEKGLLGEFLRTHKYDPAWKYRFGDLSVTYEPMAYMDAAYFGEISIGTPPQNFLVLFDTGSSNLWVPSVYCQSQACTSHSRFNPSESSTYSTNGQTFSLQYGSGSLTGFFGYDTLTVQSIQVPNQEFGLSENEPGTNFVYAQFDGIMGLAYPALSVDEATTAMQGMVQEGALTSPVFSVYLSNLVLESSGLGPLLTPSRAAPPSSTLQLPEKPLEQTWNILTPFTKTLPVSNLSRKVTSWAGVGIPVTCLPEAGSGGERRAECGLGVPTTRGPPRSQHHSGA